The Planktothrix agardhii NIES-204 genome segment TTAGTATTCCCTAAATATGTTAACAATTGTGCTAATAATATTCATGTTAATCCTATGATTGGATGCCATTGGGAATTTTCGGAAGGTTCAGAAAAATATTATGTTTCCGTGGGTGAACTGACAGATATTACAATATTTTTAGAGAAACTCAGAACTAACCTGCAAACATGGGTACGCTCCAAGAAAAAGCAAGTGAGTAATCCTAATACCTTTGTTTCTTGGCGAGAAACATGGCATCCTGATAATGTACAGGTTTGGGGACGAATCGCTAATAATAAGTTTGATAGTAAAGCGGTAGGGTGGTTTCATAGCAATTATTCAGGAGTTCAAAGGATTAAAAAGACTTTGCTAACGGGACAGTTAAATCAAATTGGGAGAATCTGGCATCGAATGTATCCTCGCTATATTAAAGTTAGTGAGAACACCTTGCAGCCAACAAGAGAATATATTGAACTATTAACGATTTTCCCCAATATTCCTGATGAGGATGAACGTCAAAAAGAGGGTGAACGTCAAAAAGCAGAAGATTTTCTAACGTTCCTAGACACAAAAACTTCCTTTAGTTTACTTTATCCAGGGTAACTGGGTAGAATGGGATAGAAGCTTTACTGTCAATCGCACGAAATACATTAATGCTTCTATCCCTAATTGTTAAAATAAAGTCAGAAACCGAGTTTCTAGCAATAGTCTTTCGATTGAAACTCAAACTTTTGTCTAAAAACCGGATTTCTGGGGTGTAATTTGTGTTAAAAAGTTTTAATAATGGGAGATTTATATGAAAAATACTTGGATTCTGACAACTGGTAGCAGCGATATTCAATTGAATACTGAGAAGCGATGGGATCACTTTTATACAAATGCTAAAAGTGAACTCAGTAATTTTCAAGTAAAACCTCAAGAAGTAGATAAGCCTTCTACTGTTGAAAATAAAAGCCAAAAACAATATGCTGTTCCTTCTAGGGTTTTAGCTAAAGTATATGGTAAAGATTTAAAACAGCATTATGATAAATTAATTTTTCCTTTATTAGATGGCTTTACTAAAAAATTACAAGATGATGAGATTAAAATTAATCGGGTGATTATAATTTTAACAGATCAAGATAAAATTTTTCCACCCAACAGTCAGAAGCGAAGTAAGAGATCCCCTTATTGGCAAGATACTTGTGAAAATCAAAGCTTTTATGAGGAGTATTTTAAACGTAATGATTGGTTTCAAGATACGCTGACGGGGCGACAAACAAGGCTGAAAACAAGACAGTATAAAGAATGTAACGATTTATGGTAAAAAAAAGATAGGTCAGATATTGTCAATAAGACCCATCTAATGAAAATGATACCTTTATTCTATCAAAAGCACTTAAAAAGTCAATTGAGTTTAGCAGAATACCTGTTTCTCCAAATTTTGGTGAACATCTTACAGTCAATCAAAAATGTGAATTTAGAAAGGCTAGCGAATGGGATACCTTTGCCAATTAAATTTGAGAGTAGAAGAAAAAGAATACAAAGATTTCTCTCATTACCCAATTTAAAAATTGAAAAAATTTGGTTACCCATTATCAAAGAATGGTTATCAATATATTTTACCAAGGAAGAAATAATTTATGTAGCAATTGATAGAACGAATTGGAGTCGGATAAATTTATTTATGGTGAGTGTCATTTGGGATAAAAGAGCCTTTCCAATCTATTTTAAATTATTGCCCAAATTAGGGAGTAGTAATATAGATGAGCAGCAAAAAATATTGTCTCAAGTAATGCCCATTTTTCAAAACTATAAAATATGTGTATTAGGGGATAGAGAATTTTGTTCTGTAAAACTTGCTAAGTACCTTCAATCATTGGGTGTATACTTTTGCTTGCGATTAAAAAAGAACGAATTTGTAGAATTTGAAAAAGATATTTTTCAGGAATTAAATCATCTAGGTTTAGCACCAGGAGTATCATTTTTTATTCAAGGTGTAAAGGTAACAAAGACTCGGGGTTTTATGAGCTTTAACGTTGCTTGTAAATGGAAACGTAAAATCAACGGAGTAGCACCGAAAGAAGGATGGTTTATCTTAACGAATTTTGATGCACTAGAATTGGCTATTTCTGCCTATAAACAAAGATTTGATATTGAAGAAATGTTTAGAGATTTTAAGAAGGGAGGCTATAATTTAGAGGATACCAATGTAACTGGTGAACGCTTTATTTCTCTAGTTTTGTTGATAGCAATTGCCTACTCCTCTGCAACAATACAGGGTCAACAAATCAAACGAAAAGGAATACAGAAATATATTGCTCGGATCAAAGAATATGGTCGAATAGAACGGAGACATAGTAGTTTTTATATCGGCTTATATGGTCAAACTTGGGTCAATTTCAAGGATGTTTGTATGGATTTAGTCACGAAACTAATGAAATTAAATCGCAATAAATGTAAGTATTATCAACAGGGCCTAAGAGCTATGAGGCTTATAGAGTCTGTCTTGTAGCTGATTTCGTCCCCCCTTCAGCAGCTCCTCAGTGTTTCCATTAATTCGTCACCCCAATAAAAGGGCGACTAAAGCTCAAAAGATATTTACAATTCAAGATGATGGATTTAAAGTTTCCATTAA includes the following:
- a CDS encoding transposase, IS4 family protein codes for the protein MKMIPLFYQKHLKSQLSLAEYLFLQILVNILQSIKNVNLERLANGIPLPIKFESRRKRIQRFLSLPNLKIEKIWLPIIKEWLSIYFTKEEIIYVAIDRTNWSRINLFMVSVIWDKRAFPIYFKLLPKLGSSNIDEQQKILSQVMPIFQNYKICVLGDREFCSVKLAKYLQSLGVYFCLRLKKNEFVEFEKDIFQELNHLGLAPGVSFFIQGVKVTKTRGFMSFNVACKWKRKINGVAPKEGWFILTNFDALELAISAYKQRFDIEEMFRDFKKGGYNLEDTNVTGERFISLVLLIAIAYSSATIQGQQIKRKGIQKYIARIKEYGRIERRHSSFYIGLYGQTWVNFKDVCMDLVTKLMKLNRNKCKYYQQGLRAMRLIESVL